GGTTAGCAAGCAAAATATCGCGGGCGCACTGCAACGCTACGCTCGAAAACCGATTGTTCCCCTTGAGTCAGTTTCCGGTGTCTCCCGCACTCAGCCTACCGATGGGGGCGATGCGTCGGATGAAACTCGCTGGGTAGAGCGGGAAGTGTTGGTTAAAAAGCTAACCGAAAAAGTACAAGCGAATTGCCGCGTCCTCATCCTAGCAGGACTGACCGGAATTGGTAAATCTTCGTTAGCGATTCGACTCAGTTTAGAACCCCAGATTCTTCAAACTGGGTTGGTCGTTAAAGTCATCCGCTTCGATGCGGAGCGATCGACTTTTGAAGCGTTTGCCCAGCAATTCTTAAAACAACAAATATCGTCTGCATCCGAGTTCGATCGCTCGCCCGAACAACTCGTTAATGATTTAGTAATGTATTTGCAAACTCAGCCCTGTTTGTGCATCCTCGATATGGTTGAGGAAATCTTGGAAGCTGGCGATCGCGGCGAACTCAAATACAAAGACCCCTGCTTTACTAAGTTTTTCGATCGCCTGCTGGAAGCAGAACTGATGCCCTCTCGCTTGATTTTAACTTCTCAAGATCGACCGCCGACCATCGCGCAAGGACGGTATAAAGAGCGATCGCACCTCGAGGAACTCAAAGGGCTAAATCCAGCAGAAGCGATCGAACTTTTTCGAGTTTGGGAGGTTTATTCCCAACGACAGGAGGAAATCGAATACCTGCAACGCATCATCGAAGTTTATGAGGGTCATCCCCTCGCTTTGAGCGTTATTGCTGGAGAAATTCGGGAGAGTCCCTATCGGGGGAATATTCAAGCTTATTGGTACGACTACGGGCAGGAAATCGAGGAGATAGAGCAACAAAAAAATGCGGCTGACTTGCGTTCAAATACGGATTCAATGACTTTGACGCATTACAGCGTTAATTTAACCGACTTGGTTAAATACCGCATCGAACGTACTTTCACTCGTTTATCGGCTTCATCTCCCTTAGCCTATATTTTACTCTGCATGGGAGCCACTTATCGCTGCTCCGTAGAACGAACGGCTTGGCTAACTTTAATAGCAGATGCTCCTAAAGAATCCCAAATTATTGCTTTTCAAACCTTGCAACGTCGCTTTTTATTAGAAACAGATCGTACAGTCGATCGCATCCTATATCGACTTCATAGTTTGATTCGCAGCATCGCTCTCCAACATCTTACCAATCCCGATCTACCAGAGAGCTTATGAGCGCTTTTAACCCAGGGTTCCAGCCCAAAATAATAACCGAAACAGAGATTTTTCGATGCTGCTTTACGGAAACCGGAGAACTGGTCGTCAATCGCGGGTGCAACCTCAACCGACAACCGACCTTACTGGAACAAGCGCATTTACGAGCCGCTTTTTATTGGCTGAAGCAACATCAACCCACTCCTCAAGCTTCCGAGCTAGAAAGAGTTAGAGGCTATTTAGAAGCCGCTTACCATTTCAGTCAGCTTGAAGCCTGGGAATCTCTCTGCCAAATTTTATTCGTTTGCGTCGATCGCGAAAGTTATTCTCCCTTACACGAACAGCTTGGAGTTTGGGAATGTTACTCCCAACAAATCGACTTGTGCGAACCTTTATTAGAGCGAGTCAATCCCGAAATCGACTGTCTTTGTTTGAACAATTTAGGATTTGCTTATACTCATCTCTGTCAGTATCAAAAGGCTACGCATTACTACCAGCGTTTGTTAAAACTTGCAACAGAAATCGGTAATCGCGAGGCTTTAGCCTTAGCTTTGGGGGGATTAGGCGTTTGCTACGGACACTGGGGACAATATCAAACGGCTTGGGATTACTGTCAGCAACAGTTGTTAGTGTTAGACCAGATCGATGAAATTTCCTCGAAAGCGCGATCGTGCAATTTCTTCTCCTCGGAGTTTTCAGAAAAAGCTCAAAACGATCCTAGAGATAATTTTACCCTAAAAGAAAGATGCCAGACACTAGCAACTTTGGGGTATTTAGACATTCACTTGCGGTGTTATCGTCACGCCGTTCGTTGCTGTCGGGAAGCTGTAGAAATTGCACGTCAAATCGACGCGTCCGAAACAGAATGGTACGCCCTCGGACGACTGGCAATTGCCAATACTCAGTTAGGAAAATCCAAACAAGCGCTTGAGGCATTACAGCAGCAGTATCAACAGCGACACCAAGGCAGAAGTTGTTCTCAAATTAGTGCGATGTTGGTTAATATTGCTTTAGTCTACTGCTACAAGCGCCAGTTTGAAGAAACGATTACCTGCGTGCAAGAACTCTTACAAATCAACCAACAAAACGGCAATGCCAGCCTTCAATGTTACGCCCTACTCATACTCTCGTTCGTTCATATGTGGCGAAATGAAACGACGTTAGCGATGGAAAGGACTCAGCAATGTCTCAAACTGTCGCAGCAGTTTGGCTATCGCCACCACGAATCCCAATCTTTGTCTCAACTGTCTTATCTCTATAGCGATCTGGGAGAAACTTTTCTCGCTTTAGACTATGGAAAACAAGCCTTTGCGAGCGCTCAAACCGTGGATTCCGCTTTTTATACGGGGATTGCACTTGCTGTTTTAGGTTTGACCTATCTCGAGAGCGGGAAACTGAAAGATTGCCTGCGATCGCTGAGCGCTAGTTTTCGGGTTCTTCCCCCTTGGAACGGTGGAGATAGTAAATTATTGCTAGCTTTAGTTGTTAAAAGATTAAGCCAATTTTTGTTGAAAAGAATCGCTCCTCAACTCGTTTTAACGGGACTTTAGCGATGCCTGGAGAGCCGGTTATATAAAATCCGGTTGAATGACCTAAATTAAGGCTGACGGGGGTACGGGGGGACGGGGTGATGTTCTTACATAATGGGCGATTTTGCGGATTTTATATTATCGACACGAAGAGGCATTCTACCAGCGTGATGGGTCATAGCAGATTGTAAGGGCAAGTTGCCATTCGCCCTTATATTTTTCAAATCACGTCTGATGTGCATTATCCAAAAGTCTTGATTTCCCTCACCCCCAGCCCCTCTCCCAATCGGTGGGCTATCGTGTACACATAAGCGATCGAATCTAGCATGACGGTTGAAGATCCCCCCTAGCCCCCCTTAAAAAAGGGGGGAACCGGATTCAAAGTCCCCCTTATTACTTCTAATTCACATTAGGCGTAAATCTAGAGTAACGTCTTTTTTAATCGCTCTAGGGAAAGGGAAAATATCGACTATTTCCCTTCCATAATCTTTTGGAAAGCAACTTCGTAGGCATCGGTCATTTTCGCTACGGTAAAGCGATCTTCGACGTGCTGGCGGCAATCGCGACGGTTCAGTGCGATCGCTTTCGGAACGGCTTCGATCGCTTCTTCCACACTCGTACAAATATAGCCCGATTTTCCGTGGGCAATCACTTCCGGCACCGATCCCATTTTCATGCCAATCACGGGCGTTCCTGCTGCCATAGATTCAATCATCACTAAGCCAAACGGTTCGGGCCAAGTAATGGTGAATAGCGTCGCACTTGCACCGCCTAACAATGCTGCTTTTTCCTCGTGGCTGAGTTCGCCCAAATATTGAATTTGTTCGCCATCGAGTAGGGGTTCGATTTCTTGTTCGTAGAACTTCTTATCGACCACATCAATTTTGCCCGCCATGCGCAGATTCCAGCCGGTACGTTTGGCAATTTCAACGGCTAAATGCGGCCCTTTTTCGGGCGACATCCGTCCTAAAAAGGCTAAGTAAGGGGGGTCTTGGGGTTTCTCGCAGAATGGGTAAGCGTCGGCATCAATGCCGTTATACACCGTTCCGACGTAGTTTAATTCCGGGCCGCCTTCCCGTTGCGAGTTACTAATGCTGCTGAAGGGTTGATATTTGTAGCGATCGAAAAGTTTAACATTATCAGTCGTAAAGCGTCCGTGCAGCGTGTGCAGAACGTTCGTATCGATTACTTTTTCAAAGGGCAAGGCTGTCAGCCCAGTGTGGAAGTGAACGATGTCAAATTCGCTCGCTTTATCAACGATTTGAGCGAGTTGCAGCATTTCGTAGATAAATGGTTCTTTAATCTCGGGATTGAGGCGCAAAGC
This sequence is a window from Oscillatoria sp. FACHB-1406. Protein-coding genes within it:
- a CDS encoding NB-ARC domain-containing protein, whose translation is MTVEEAIALVEGLLDRGRLTKVQEAVFRQSWKGETYSKIAKETGYDAGYIKDSGAELWQALSKALGEKVSKQNIAGALQRYARKPIVPLESVSGVSRTQPTDGGDASDETRWVEREVLVKKLTEKVQANCRVLILAGLTGIGKSSLAIRLSLEPQILQTGLVVKVIRFDAERSTFEAFAQQFLKQQISSASEFDRSPEQLVNDLVMYLQTQPCLCILDMVEEILEAGDRGELKYKDPCFTKFFDRLLEAELMPSRLILTSQDRPPTIAQGRYKERSHLEELKGLNPAEAIELFRVWEVYSQRQEEIEYLQRIIEVYEGHPLALSVIAGEIRESPYRGNIQAYWYDYGQEIEEIEQQKNAADLRSNTDSMTLTHYSVNLTDLVKYRIERTFTRLSASSPLAYILLCMGATYRCSVERTAWLTLIADAPKESQIIAFQTLQRRFLLETDRTVDRILYRLHSLIRSIALQHLTNPDLPESL
- a CDS encoding tetratricopeptide repeat protein; this encodes MSAFNPGFQPKIITETEIFRCCFTETGELVVNRGCNLNRQPTLLEQAHLRAAFYWLKQHQPTPQASELERVRGYLEAAYHFSQLEAWESLCQILFVCVDRESYSPLHEQLGVWECYSQQIDLCEPLLERVNPEIDCLCLNNLGFAYTHLCQYQKATHYYQRLLKLATEIGNREALALALGGLGVCYGHWGQYQTAWDYCQQQLLVLDQIDEISSKARSCNFFSSEFSEKAQNDPRDNFTLKERCQTLATLGYLDIHLRCYRHAVRCCREAVEIARQIDASETEWYALGRLAIANTQLGKSKQALEALQQQYQQRHQGRSCSQISAMLVNIALVYCYKRQFEETITCVQELLQINQQNGNASLQCYALLILSFVHMWRNETTLAMERTQQCLKLSQQFGYRHHESQSLSQLSYLYSDLGETFLALDYGKQAFASAQTVDSAFYTGIALAVLGLTYLESGKLKDCLRSLSASFRVLPPWNGGDSKLLLALVVKRLSQFLLKRIAPQLVLTGL
- a CDS encoding glycosyltransferase family 4 protein, with protein sequence MRIAQIAPLWERVPPPGYGGIELVVSHLTDELVRRGHEVTLFASGDSKTLAKLESVVPEALRLNPEIKEPFIYEMLQLAQIVDKASEFDIVHFHTGLTALPFEKVIDTNVLHTLHGRFTTDNVKLFDRYKYQPFSSISNSQREGGPELNYVGTVYNGIDADAYPFCEKPQDPPYLAFLGRMSPEKGPHLAVEIAKRTGWNLRMAGKIDVVDKKFYEQEIEPLLDGEQIQYLGELSHEEKAALLGGASATLFTITWPEPFGLVMIESMAAGTPVIGMKMGSVPEVIAHGKSGYICTSVEEAIEAVPKAIALNRRDCRQHVEDRFTVAKMTDAYEVAFQKIMEGK